In Lysobacter firmicutimachus, one genomic interval encodes:
- a CDS encoding SgcJ/EcaC family oxidoreductase, with protein MTSGTALRLTALSLALAPLTGLAQSAAVETAQHRHCLRELERVSEATGRAFEQRDLDAFMASFADDAIQVNTRGQLFQGKPAIAAFYRAVMAGNYTFKRTLLSQQVNGCSSAIVADRIEFALPEAGIVLHGIDVANWVRKHGRWQLAADTTTQIAQP; from the coding sequence ATGACATCCGGTACCGCCCTGCGTTTGACCGCTCTGTCGCTGGCCTTGGCGCCGTTGACCGGCCTGGCTCAGAGCGCCGCCGTCGAGACGGCTCAACACCGCCATTGCCTGCGCGAACTCGAACGCGTGTCCGAAGCCACCGGCCGCGCCTTCGAGCAGCGCGATCTCGACGCGTTCATGGCCTCGTTCGCCGACGACGCGATCCAGGTCAACACCCGCGGCCAACTGTTCCAGGGCAAGCCTGCGATCGCCGCGTTCTATCGCGCGGTGATGGCCGGCAACTACACGTTCAAGCGCACCCTGCTCTCGCAGCAGGTCAACGGCTGCTCCAGCGCGATCGTCGCCGACCGCATCGAGTTCGCCTTGCCCGAGGCCGGCATCGTCCTGCACGGCATCGACGTCGCCAACTGGGTCCGCAAGCACGGCC
- a CDS encoding putative hemolysin, translated as MTASFRLFALSLLCLGAAACATHEAKPAAGQAKIGMANPASVHCTEQGGKLEIRTGKDGGQYGVCTLPDGRVCEEWALFRDKKCELPAE; from the coding sequence ATGACCGCCTCCTTCCGCCTGTTCGCTCTGTCCCTGCTGTGCCTGGGCGCCGCCGCCTGCGCCACCCACGAAGCCAAGCCCGCCGCCGGCCAGGCCAAGATCGGCATGGCCAACCCCGCCTCGGTCCATTGCACCGAGCAGGGCGGCAAGCTGGAGATCCGCACCGGCAAGGACGGCGGCCAGTACGGTGTGTGCACGCTGCCGGACGGCCGGGTGTGCGAAGAGTGGGCGCTGTTCCGCGACAAGAAGTGCGAACTGCCGGCGGAATAA
- a CDS encoding DUF5063 domain-containing protein has protein sequence MSNPEMALLGNDGPNDAVAAFADCARRYCNWARERMADASDEVDTALALLSELNFRALALPHAEWQDNPEDSERSEWEAVLRRFAALPFQLYELPASPAALEWAGEVGDLQDDLADIWRDLHSGLNLFDRGQPGAAAYFWRSFYWGHWGRHANAALYALHTWVADRCCE, from the coding sequence ATGAGTAATCCAGAGATGGCGCTGCTCGGGAACGACGGCCCGAACGACGCGGTCGCCGCATTCGCCGATTGCGCCCGACGTTACTGCAACTGGGCTCGCGAGCGGATGGCCGACGCGAGCGATGAGGTGGATACCGCCTTGGCGCTGCTGTCGGAGCTGAATTTTCGGGCTCTGGCCTTGCCGCACGCGGAATGGCAGGACAACCCCGAAGATTCGGAGCGTAGCGAATGGGAGGCCGTGCTCAGGCGCTTCGCCGCTTTACCGTTCCAACTCTACGAACTGCCTGCGAGTCCCGCTGCGCTGGAGTGGGCCGGAGAGGTCGGCGATTTGCAGGACGACCTGGCCGATATTTGGCGAGACCTGCATTCAGGCCTGAATCTGTTCGATCGCGGACAGCCCGGAGCTGCGGCCTACTTCTGGCGCAGTTTTTACTGGGGGCATTGGGGGCGCCATGCCAACGCCGCGTTGTATGCACTGCATACCTGGGTCGCGGACCGGTGCTGCGAATGA
- a CDS encoding DUF1570 domain-containing protein: MAAARRHRTEHYLIATTATPEQASRVGVAVEQLHRAYRSHFAGHLDADQPGAPLNLVLYRDRPEFVAHNRSHSWAEAYYRPPYCYAYYAGGRENTYHWMLHEATHQLNGEVAGWTRLPKWINEGVASYFGASRIEGGQLAPGTIDPNAYPIWWLTDTPFSGNLQRDIAEQRVIGLRRLMTDTGPDVRVHLNLYYIEYWSLTHFLFHGQDGRYADAYRRLIAAGGDDLAEFERRIGPVERIEREWYSYLQWLQAEQAIVENPALLASPAAGG, encoded by the coding sequence ATGGCGGCCGCGCGCCGCCACCGCACCGAGCACTACCTGATCGCCACCACCGCGACGCCGGAGCAGGCGTCGCGGGTCGGCGTCGCGGTCGAGCAACTGCACCGCGCCTATCGCAGCCACTTCGCCGGCCACCTCGACGCGGACCAGCCGGGCGCACCGCTGAACCTGGTGTTGTACCGCGACCGGCCGGAATTCGTCGCTCACAACCGCAGCCATTCCTGGGCCGAGGCCTATTACCGTCCGCCGTATTGCTACGCCTACTACGCCGGCGGGCGGGAGAACACCTATCACTGGATGTTGCACGAGGCCACCCATCAGCTCAATGGCGAAGTCGCCGGTTGGACCCGCTTGCCGAAGTGGATCAACGAAGGCGTGGCCAGCTACTTCGGCGCCAGCCGGATCGAGGGCGGGCAACTGGCGCCGGGTACGATCGACCCGAACGCGTATCCGATCTGGTGGCTGACCGACACGCCGTTCAGCGGCAATCTGCAACGCGATATCGCCGAGCAGCGGGTGATCGGGCTGCGCCGGCTGATGACCGACACCGGGCCGGACGTCCGCGTGCATCTGAACCTGTACTACATCGAGTACTGGAGCCTCACTCATTTCCTGTTCCACGGCCAGGACGGGCGCTACGCCGATGCCTATCGGCGTCTGATCGCCGCCGGCGGCGACGACCTGGCCGAGTTCGAGCGCCGCATCGGGCCGGTGGAGAGGATCGAGCGCGAGTGGTACAGCTATCTGCAATGGTTGCAGGCCGAACAGGCGATCGTCGAAAACCCGGCCTTGCTGGCGTCGCCGGCCGCGGGCGGCTGA
- a CDS encoding LysR family transcriptional regulator produces the protein MAHTRINLGSLKAFEAAARALSLTRAAEELNVTQAAVSQQVRQLEAQLGVDLFRRLPRGLALTDEALGLLPAIQEAFDRIEGALDRVGSGSAGEVVHVGAVGTFACGWLLPRLAEFARRHPGVDVRLSTHNNRVDPAGEGLDYAIRYGRGTWPGMESRFLMGAPLTPLCTPAIAAQLRTPADLARFPLLRSYFVDDWRLWFEAAQTVLPGPVNGPIFDSSLTMVQCALQGHGIALAPLAMFAAERAEGRLLQPFAVELDAGGYWLTRLALKPAGAGARAFAEWLHSECAAAP, from the coding sequence ATGGCCCACACCCGCATCAACCTCGGCTCGCTCAAGGCGTTCGAAGCCGCCGCGCGCGCGCTCAGCCTGACCCGCGCCGCCGAAGAGCTCAACGTCACCCAGGCCGCGGTCAGTCAGCAGGTGCGGCAGTTGGAGGCCCAACTCGGGGTCGATCTGTTCCGGCGCCTGCCGCGCGGCCTGGCGCTGACCGACGAGGCGTTGGGATTGCTGCCGGCGATCCAGGAAGCCTTCGACCGCATCGAGGGCGCGCTGGACCGGGTCGGCAGCGGCAGCGCGGGCGAAGTGGTGCATGTCGGCGCGGTCGGCACCTTCGCCTGCGGTTGGCTGTTGCCGCGGCTGGCGGAGTTCGCGCGCCGGCATCCCGGCGTGGACGTGCGCCTGAGCACTCACAACAACCGCGTCGACCCGGCCGGCGAAGGCCTGGACTACGCGATCCGCTACGGCCGCGGCACCTGGCCCGGCATGGAGAGCCGGTTCCTGATGGGGGCGCCGCTGACCCCGCTGTGCACGCCGGCGATCGCCGCGCAGTTGCGCACGCCGGCCGACCTGGCGCGCTTCCCTCTGCTGCGCTCGTACTTCGTCGACGACTGGCGCTTGTGGTTCGAAGCCGCGCAGACCGTGCTGCCGGGACCGGTCAACGGCCCGATCTTCGATTCCTCGCTGACCATGGTGCAATGCGCCCTGCAGGGCCACGGCATCGCCCTGGCGCCGTTGGCGATGTTCGCCGCCGAACGGGCCGAGGGCCGGTTGTTGCAGCCGTTCGCGGTCGAACTCGATGCCGGCGGCTATTGGCTCACCCGGCTCGCCTTGAAACCGGCCGGCGCCGGCGCGCGCGCGTTCGCCGAGTGGCTGCATAGCGAGTGCGCAGCGGCGCCGTAG
- a CDS encoding TetR/AcrR family transcriptional regulator, which translates to MPTPPARAPRSNRERTDATRQALMDAARALFVERGYGDTSTPDVSAAAGTTRGALYHHFADKRDLFRHVLLREAEAVAGEIEAASPAALPPDQALIAGAEAYLRAMTAPGRTRLLLIEGPAALGHAEIDAIDRRHAADSLRQGLSAAMDPAQAPIDALAALLSAAFDRAALEIDAGADPARVRAAMLWLIRRTLPPEASNTTPKPSKRGTKR; encoded by the coding sequence ATGCCAACACCCCCTGCCCGTGCTCCGCGCAGCAATCGCGAGCGCACCGACGCCACCCGCCAGGCGCTGATGGACGCCGCACGCGCGCTGTTCGTCGAGCGCGGCTACGGCGACACCTCGACCCCGGACGTCTCCGCCGCCGCGGGCACCACCCGCGGCGCGCTCTATCACCACTTCGCGGACAAGCGCGATCTGTTCCGTCACGTGCTGCTGCGCGAAGCCGAAGCCGTGGCCGGCGAAATAGAGGCGGCAAGCCCGGCCGCGTTGCCGCCGGACCAGGCCCTGATCGCCGGGGCCGAAGCCTATCTGCGTGCGATGACCGCGCCTGGCCGCACCCGGCTGCTGTTGATCGAAGGCCCGGCCGCGCTCGGCCACGCCGAAATCGATGCGATCGACCGTCGCCACGCCGCCGACAGCTTGCGCCAGGGACTGAGCGCAGCGATGGACCCGGCGCAGGCGCCGATCGACGCCCTCGCCGCCCTGCTCTCCGCCGCATTCGACCGCGCCGCGCTCGAGATCGACGCCGGCGCCGATCCGGCCCGGGTGCGGGCGGCGATGCTTTGGCTGATCAGGCGGACCTTGCCTCCCGAAGCTTCGAATACGACGCCGAAACCGTCCAAACGCGGCACGAAGCGCTGA
- a CDS encoding VOC family protein: MKVTSYYPVIMTHDVAGTAAFYRDHFGFVALFTADWYVHLQSAQDPSINLAVLDGRHHTIPESGRGRVGGLLLNFEVEDVDAAHERLSAAGLPVLLSLRDEAFGQRHFITADPNGVLIDIIKPIPPSGEFVEQYEASALPVA; this comes from the coding sequence ATGAAAGTGACCAGCTACTACCCCGTGATCATGACCCACGACGTCGCCGGCACCGCCGCCTTCTACCGCGACCACTTCGGCTTCGTCGCGCTGTTCACCGCCGACTGGTACGTGCATCTGCAGTCGGCGCAGGACCCGTCGATCAACCTGGCCGTGCTCGACGGCCGCCACCACACCATTCCCGAATCCGGTCGCGGCCGGGTCGGCGGCCTGTTGTTGAACTTCGAGGTCGAAGACGTCGATGCGGCGCACGAACGCCTGAGCGCAGCCGGCCTGCCGGTGCTGTTGAGCCTGCGCGACGAGGCCTTCGGCCAGCGCCACTTCATCACCGCCGACCCCAACGGCGTGCTGATCGACATCATCAAGCCGATTCCGCCCAGCGGCGAATTCGTCGAGCAGTACGAGGCGAGCGCGCTGCCGGTGGCGTGA
- a CDS encoding GNAT family N-acetyltransferase, which translates to MQWSHDTDGLDWEALSELYRIAPLGTKSPEHLRAVYGASRHAALLYDQGRLIAAGRALADGRDCAYLADIVVHPDYQGRGLGQQVVERLVASAQGHRKILLYAQPGKEGFYRKLGFRPMRTAMAIFADPDAAQSSGLIE; encoded by the coding sequence ATGCAATGGAGCCACGACACCGACGGCCTCGACTGGGAGGCATTGTCCGAGCTGTATCGGATCGCGCCGCTGGGGACCAAATCCCCCGAACACCTGCGCGCGGTCTACGGCGCCAGCCGGCACGCGGCGCTGCTGTACGACCAGGGCCGCCTGATCGCCGCCGGCCGCGCCCTCGCCGACGGCCGCGACTGCGCCTACCTGGCCGACATCGTGGTCCACCCGGACTACCAGGGCCGCGGCCTGGGCCAGCAAGTGGTCGAACGCCTGGTCGCGAGCGCCCAGGGCCACCGCAAGATCCTGCTCTACGCCCAGCCCGGCAAGGAAGGTTTCTACCGCAAGCTCGGCTTCCGCCCCATGCGCACCGCGATGGCGATCTTCGCCGACCCGGACGCGGCGCAGAGCTCGGGCTTGATCGAATGA
- a CDS encoding DUF1684 domain-containing protein: MRLWLPPVLALLLGASASADPRQEYDAFREAMNRHAGGPTGMYAIQDATVIAPGKSARLVAAARPADARWGADAGKPEATTRLEYLDGRAWLHAPGREPVDLLRAPEQQQALGNGLIVRATVYEDSIKAWLYNPALSQQRFRELSFFPYDASGVVEGKFQRKPVPVGVSHLDSRNHTGLMYWVGDVDLPLRGKTYRLRAYHKEKDWAKIDAVLLFLTDRTSAKTSYGGGRVLEARFAKGQPPAAMRFNLNTLYAFLCAHSDYYNCPIKLTTRLDTALEYGEKYPPVLK; encoded by the coding sequence ATGCGTTTGTGGCTGCCCCCCGTGCTCGCCCTGCTGCTCGGCGCCAGCGCCTCCGCCGACCCGCGCCAGGAGTACGACGCTTTCCGCGAGGCGATGAACCGGCATGCCGGCGGCCCGACCGGCATGTACGCGATCCAGGATGCGACCGTGATCGCGCCCGGCAAGAGCGCGCGCCTGGTCGCCGCCGCCCGGCCCGCCGACGCGCGCTGGGGCGCCGATGCGGGCAAGCCGGAGGCCACGACGCGGCTGGAATATCTCGACGGCCGGGCCTGGCTGCACGCGCCGGGGCGCGAGCCGGTCGATCTGTTGCGCGCGCCCGAGCAGCAACAGGCGCTGGGCAACGGCCTGATCGTGCGCGCCACCGTCTACGAGGATTCGATCAAGGCTTGGCTGTACAACCCGGCCCTGTCGCAACAGCGCTTTCGCGAACTCAGCTTTTTCCCCTACGACGCCAGCGGCGTGGTCGAGGGCAAGTTCCAGCGCAAGCCGGTGCCGGTCGGCGTCAGCCACCTCGATTCGCGCAACCACACCGGGCTGATGTACTGGGTCGGCGACGTCGACCTGCCGCTGCGCGGCAAGACTTACCGCCTGCGCGCCTACCACAAGGAAAAGGACTGGGCCAAGATCGATGCCGTGCTGCTGTTCCTGACCGACCGGACCTCGGCCAAGACCAGCTACGGCGGCGGCCGCGTGCTGGAAGCCCGCTTCGCCAAGGGCCAGCCGCCGGCGGCGATGCGGTTCAATCTGAACACCCTGTATGCCTTCCTGTGCGCGCATTCGGACTATTACAACTGCCCGATCAAGCTGACCACGCGCCTGGATACCGCACTGGAGTACGGCGAGAAGTACCCGCCGGTGTTGAAATAG
- a CDS encoding VOC family protein, with protein MTDRFQRITPFLWFDRQAEEAVHYYLDTFERSRIVGETRYDRASAQVSGQAEGAIMTIAFELDGQAFTALNGGPHFKFNEAVSLVVNCRSQDEVDRYWERLSAGGDPRAQQCGWLKDRYGLSWQVVPEELIRLIGDPDPGRAQRATQAMLKMKKIDLAELRRAAA; from the coding sequence ATGACCGACCGCTTCCAACGCATCACCCCGTTTCTCTGGTTCGACCGGCAGGCCGAAGAGGCGGTGCACTACTACCTCGACACCTTCGAGCGTTCGCGCATCGTGGGCGAGACCCGCTACGACCGCGCCAGCGCGCAAGTGTCCGGACAAGCGGAGGGCGCGATCATGACCATCGCCTTCGAGCTCGACGGCCAGGCGTTCACCGCGCTCAACGGCGGCCCGCACTTCAAGTTCAACGAAGCCGTCTCGCTGGTGGTCAACTGCCGCTCGCAGGACGAGGTCGACCGCTACTGGGAGCGGCTGAGCGCCGGCGGCGACCCGCGCGCGCAGCAATGCGGCTGGCTCAAGGACCGCTACGGCCTGTCCTGGCAAGTGGTGCCGGAAGAGTTGATCCGGCTGATCGGCGATCCCGATCCCGGCCGCGCCCAGCGCGCCACCCAGGCGATGCTGAAAATGAAGAAGATCGACTTGGCCGAACTGCGCCGCGCGGCGGCCTGA
- a CDS encoding PAAR domain-containing protein translates to MVRHRIQVGDTTSGGGSVVAGAPAQSPGGPSWARVGDAVQCGVHGATTVATGDAQLRIDGRAVARHGDFCACGCILISQRQIRSIVEHGRGFAVEHETGVTD, encoded by the coding sequence ATGGTGCGGCATCGAATCCAGGTCGGCGACACCACCAGCGGCGGCGGCAGCGTCGTCGCCGGCGCGCCGGCGCAATCCCCGGGCGGGCCCAGTTGGGCCCGGGTCGGCGACGCGGTGCAGTGCGGCGTGCACGGCGCGACCACCGTCGCCACCGGCGATGCGCAACTGCGCATCGACGGCCGTGCGGTGGCCCGCCACGGCGACTTCTGCGCCTGCGGCTGCATCCTGATCTCGCAGCGGCAGATCCGCTCGATCGTCGAGCACGGCCGCGGCTTCGCGGTCGAACATGAGACCGGCGTCACGGATTGA
- a CDS encoding HAD family hydrolase produces MDLALFDFDGTITYDETFPGFVRATVGRRRLALGQVLMAPYGIGYKLGLMSGATVRRRIVAFGYRGRSEQAVREAGARYVREVVAQRLRPEALQRIAWHRERGDRVVVVTASLDLFVAPWCEDQGLELISSHLEAERGVLTGRYLGADCCGAEKARRVRERIDLSAYGTVYAYGDTVEDLALLTLAQRKYYRWQEVA; encoded by the coding sequence ATGGACCTGGCTCTATTCGATTTCGACGGCACGATCACTTACGACGAAACCTTCCCCGGCTTCGTCCGCGCCACCGTCGGCCGCCGCCGCCTGGCCCTGGGCCAGGTGCTGATGGCGCCGTACGGCATCGGCTACAAGCTCGGCCTGATGTCCGGCGCGACGGTGCGCCGGCGCATCGTCGCCTTCGGCTATCGCGGCCGCAGCGAGCAGGCGGTGCGCGAGGCCGGCGCGCGCTACGTGCGCGAAGTGGTGGCGCAGCGGTTGCGGCCGGAGGCGCTGCAGCGCATCGCCTGGCACCGCGAGCGCGGCGACCGCGTGGTGGTGGTGACGGCATCGCTGGACCTGTTCGTCGCGCCCTGGTGCGAGGACCAGGGCCTGGAACTGATCAGCTCGCATCTGGAGGCCGAACGCGGCGTGCTGACCGGGCGCTACCTGGGCGCGGACTGCTGCGGCGCGGAGAAGGCGCGACGGGTGCGCGAGCGCATCGACCTGAGCGCCTACGGCACGGTATATGCCTACGGCGACACGGTCGAGGATCTGGCGCTGCTGACGCTGGCCCAGCGCAAGTACTACCGCTGGCAGGAAGTCGCCTGA
- a CDS encoding S41 family peptidase: MPLHSRLRAALLLAAAFVLSVLPVGAQASAAPQPAAETATPSALTPAALREVVDTVAQRIQDHYYDLERGRELADALRGENRRGAFDSYRAPRDLASALSERLKPHDGHFRVVWRAPTTAAGTATAGAGPRLRRGPDAGAIDYARRRNHGLRRVELLPGNLGYVDLREFAEIDFDDPLAPARRALDAALAFVADCDALIVDLRDNGGGAPSAVGYLASAFVTPGADVYNRFRWRDGDTVRSSSEAPKIAYPAPRTELPLYVLTSSRTASAAEAFTYTLRNVDRAVVVGETSAGAANPGGERDAGAGFSVFVADGSPVSPITGGNWEGRGVVPDVPVPQHEALRTAQILALEAVLARGLPGANADDARWALEALRAAQSKAQADAYDPSYLGDYGRIRIERDRERLALRNGKRPLQPLTRLQADLYCLGDDPSVRVRFERDGAGRIAALQLQRPDGSAQRYAR; this comes from the coding sequence ATGCCATTGCATTCGCGCCTCCGCGCCGCCCTGCTGCTGGCTGCCGCGTTCGTGTTGTCCGTCCTGCCCGTCGGCGCTCAGGCCTCCGCCGCCCCGCAACCGGCCGCGGAAACCGCCACCCCGTCCGCGCTGACGCCGGCCGCGCTGCGCGAGGTCGTCGACACGGTGGCGCAGCGCATCCAGGATCATTACTACGACCTCGAACGCGGTCGCGAACTGGCCGATGCGCTGCGCGGCGAAAACCGCCGCGGCGCCTTCGACAGCTACCGCGCCCCCCGCGATCTGGCCAGCGCCCTGAGCGAGCGGCTCAAGCCGCACGACGGCCATTTCCGGGTCGTCTGGCGCGCGCCCACCACGGCGGCCGGCACCGCGACGGCCGGGGCTGGGCCGCGCCTGCGGCGGGGTCCGGATGCCGGGGCGATCGACTACGCGCGCCGGCGCAACCACGGCCTGCGCCGGGTCGAATTGCTGCCGGGCAATCTGGGCTACGTGGACCTGCGCGAATTCGCCGAGATCGATTTCGACGATCCGCTGGCGCCGGCGCGGCGCGCGCTCGACGCGGCGCTGGCCTTCGTCGCCGACTGCGATGCGCTGATCGTCGACTTGCGCGACAACGGCGGCGGCGCGCCGTCCGCGGTCGGCTATCTGGCCAGCGCCTTCGTAACACCCGGCGCGGACGTCTACAACCGCTTCCGCTGGCGCGACGGCGACACCGTGCGCAGCAGCAGCGAAGCGCCCAAGATCGCCTACCCCGCGCCGCGCACCGAGCTGCCGTTGTACGTGCTGACCAGCTCGCGCACCGCGTCGGCGGCGGAGGCCTTCACCTATACCCTGCGCAACGTCGACCGCGCCGTCGTGGTCGGCGAGACCAGCGCCGGCGCCGCCAATCCCGGCGGCGAACGCGATGCCGGCGCCGGCTTCAGCGTCTTCGTCGCCGACGGATCGCCGGTCAGCCCGATCACCGGCGGCAACTGGGAAGGCCGCGGCGTCGTTCCGGACGTGCCCGTGCCGCAGCACGAGGCCCTGCGCACGGCGCAGATACTGGCGCTGGAGGCCGTGCTGGCGCGCGGCCTGCCCGGCGCCAACGCCGACGACGCGCGCTGGGCACTGGAAGCGCTGCGCGCTGCCCAATCCAAGGCGCAGGCCGATGCGTACGATCCGTCCTACCTGGGCGACTACGGCCGCATCCGCATCGAACGCGACCGCGAGCGATTGGCGCTGCGCAACGGCAAGCGCCCGCTGCAGCCGCTGACCCGGCTGCAGGCCGACCTGTACTGCCTCGGCGACGATCCCAGCGTGCGGGTGCGCTTCGAACGCGACGGCGCCGGCCGCATCGCCGCACTGCAACTGCAACGCCCCGACGGCAGCGCGCAGCGTTACGCGCGCTGA
- a CDS encoding PhoPQ-activated pathogenicity-related family protein: MDGHGMRLQGEPAMGARALRRWGARLALFGACVCASAAISAQPQTAAPAQDSERIDYSEVWPDYRQRQSRLPLRYESLGSTALDGVEKRSYRLISQRWPENGGAVPSQWTHRVDLYLPAVARPKTALLVINNGINTAGGSDPVRPPGDFDEALALEVARTTQTIVVSVSDLPNQYLTLPGDSVARKEDVLVAATWRRFLDAPAAHATLPLHVPMAEGAVRAMDLAERELRAWRVRSFVITGASKRAWAAWLTAVADPRAEALVSYVIDLRIAELMQHINRVYGGGWPIALLPYHQEGITARYREPAFARMMQVEDAYRYLATRHRHRLRLPKYLISASGDDFFPPDAQRLYVDALPGTTALRAAPNADHGGVRRHMRETLIPALQRFHRGTALPQVRAALRRDDDGLRLSAQASERPVSATLWQADNPTGRDFRYACGIRYRDSALALRRNRAEVPLATPPAGGWSAAFVEFRFADGFVATTPVYVYPEERYPDRPPANGTGACLTIPQ, translated from the coding sequence ATGGACGGCCACGGCATGCGTTTGCAGGGCGAACCGGCTATGGGCGCGCGGGCGTTGCGGCGCTGGGGCGCGCGGCTGGCCTTGTTCGGCGCCTGCGTCTGCGCGAGCGCGGCGATCTCGGCGCAGCCGCAAACCGCGGCGCCGGCGCAGGACAGCGAGCGCATCGACTACAGCGAGGTCTGGCCGGACTACCGCCAACGCCAGTCGCGCCTGCCGCTGCGCTACGAGAGCCTCGGCAGCACCGCGCTGGACGGGGTCGAAAAGCGCAGCTACCGCTTGATCTCGCAGCGCTGGCCGGAGAACGGCGGCGCCGTGCCGAGCCAGTGGACGCATCGGGTCGACCTTTACCTGCCGGCGGTCGCGCGGCCCAAGACCGCCTTGCTGGTGATCAACAACGGCATCAACACCGCCGGCGGCAGCGATCCGGTGCGGCCGCCGGGCGATTTCGACGAGGCCCTGGCGCTGGAAGTCGCCCGCACCACCCAGACCATCGTGGTGTCGGTGTCGGACCTGCCGAACCAGTACCTGACCCTGCCCGGCGACAGCGTGGCGCGCAAGGAAGACGTGCTGGTCGCGGCGACCTGGCGCCGTTTTCTCGATGCGCCGGCGGCCCATGCGACCTTGCCGCTGCACGTGCCGATGGCCGAGGGCGCGGTACGGGCGATGGACTTGGCCGAGCGCGAACTGCGCGCCTGGAGAGTGCGTTCGTTCGTGATCACCGGCGCGTCCAAGCGCGCCTGGGCGGCATGGCTGACCGCAGTGGCCGACCCGCGGGCGGAGGCGCTGGTGTCGTACGTGATCGACTTGCGCATCGCCGAGCTGATGCAGCACATCAACCGCGTCTACGGCGGCGGCTGGCCGATCGCCTTGCTGCCGTACCACCAGGAGGGCATCACCGCGCGCTATCGCGAACCGGCCTTCGCCCGGATGATGCAGGTCGAAGACGCCTACCGGTATCTCGCCACGCGCCACCGCCACCGTCTGCGCCTGCCGAAGTACCTGATCAGCGCCAGCGGCGACGATTTCTTTCCGCCCGACGCGCAGCGCCTGTACGTGGACGCGCTGCCCGGTACGACCGCCTTGCGCGCGGCGCCCAACGCCGATCACGGCGGCGTGCGCCGGCACATGCGCGAGACCCTGATTCCGGCCTTGCAGCGCTTCCACCGCGGCACCGCGCTGCCGCAGGTACGCGCCGCGCTGCGCCGCGACGACGACGGCCTGCGCCTGAGCGCGCAGGCCAGCGAGCGGCCGGTGTCGGCGACGCTGTGGCAGGCCGACAATCCGACCGGACGCGATTTCCGCTACGCCTGCGGCATCCGCTATCGCGACAGCGCGCTGGCGCTGCGCCGCAACCGGGCCGAAGTGCCGCTGGCGACGCCGCCGGCCGGCGGCTGGTCGGCGGCGTTCGTCGAGTTCCGCTTCGCCGACGGCTTCGTCGCCACCACGCCGGTGTACGTGTATCCGGAGGAACGCTATCCGGATCGGCCGCCGGCGAACGGCACCGGAGCGTGCCTGACGATTCCGCAGTAG
- a CDS encoding RidA family protein has protein sequence MIQRFDVGPRLSEMAVYNGVAYLAGQVPDSEDLDIAGQTRETLASIDALLARAGTDKSRILMAQIFLADMADFAGMNEVWDAWVAEGQAPPRATVQAPLANPKFRVEIVVTAAV, from the coding sequence ATGATCCAGCGATTCGACGTCGGTCCGCGCTTGTCGGAAATGGCCGTGTACAACGGCGTGGCCTATCTCGCCGGGCAGGTGCCCGATAGCGAGGACCTGGACATCGCCGGCCAGACCCGCGAAACCCTGGCCTCGATCGACGCCTTGCTGGCCCGCGCCGGCACCGACAAGAGCCGCATCCTGATGGCGCAGATCTTCCTCGCCGACATGGCCGACTTCGCCGGCATGAACGAGGTCTGGGACGCTTGGGTCGCCGAAGGCCAGGCACCGCCGCGCGCGACCGTGCAGGCGCCGTTGGCCAACCCGAAGTTTCGGGTGGAGATCGTGGTGACCGCTGCGGTGTAA